One Cedecea neteri DNA segment encodes these proteins:
- a CDS encoding response regulator transcription factor — protein sequence MRKVLIYEQHPLMREGLTGIVAQRGWQVMLMQEEERHLLHELFKKQPDILLFDPTTLNDETLKMLPRVQILCPRMRMLAYAASDSAWYRLLGCKLSVHGYLNKCFGAAEINQALDSLVMSNFFCLRGPEAQRSIETAESNSEQLLHMTPRELSVLRHLSAGLTNKQIAGELQLSEKTVSTYKRNIMLKIHARTLHELMDFARRNGF from the coding sequence ATGAGAAAGGTATTGATCTATGAACAGCACCCTTTGATGCGCGAAGGGTTAACCGGGATCGTGGCCCAGCGGGGGTGGCAGGTCATGCTGATGCAGGAGGAAGAGCGTCATTTACTGCATGAACTCTTTAAGAAGCAGCCCGATATATTGCTTTTCGACCCCACGACGCTGAACGACGAAACCCTAAAAATGCTGCCTCGGGTGCAGATCCTTTGCCCCCGCATGCGAATGCTGGCCTACGCGGCGTCCGATAGCGCCTGGTACCGGCTGCTCGGCTGCAAACTGAGCGTTCACGGCTATCTCAATAAATGCTTTGGTGCTGCGGAAATAAATCAGGCGCTGGATAGCCTCGTGATGAGCAACTTTTTTTGCCTGCGCGGCCCGGAGGCTCAGAGGAGTATTGAAACCGCAGAGAGTAACAGCGAACAGCTGTTGCACATGACGCCCCGTGAACTTTCGGTTCTACGCCATTTGAGCGCCGGGTTAACCAATAAGCAGATTGCCGGCGAACTGCAGCTCAGCGAGAAAACGGTGAGTACCTACAAGCGCAATATTATGCTGAAGATTCATGCCAGAACCCTGCACGAGCTGATGGATTTCGCCCGCCGCAACGGGTTTTAA
- a CDS encoding response regulator — translation MNKILTALFTGWLFFLMISAQAASQALQLAPRIEVNPPTVDFPPEVKAWLLANPIINVGIWGISQPPISLGLENGELAGMDADYLSVLETTLNVRFRLHYYRSKGEALAALSQNTLQMLAVWNPALDTWRPVEASVPWLHDTGVMVVGHERDPDRQLAKLGLLAELEDIAAAPHDPFGVAPHSFQDYRHAINEVAFGQTGMLALNQATARYLTRDGQVDNIWLMPHPAQSDINFSFGVTRRSPQLLRAIDDTLNALPVVSRLRIAQGWGVDDDGTQDLLPLQLSEEEQRWLDEQQPLVVLVDTRRAPFTLINAAGQPDGLAVNVLRLISARYGLKLRYEIANSDEELTRLIGRFPGAILAHQLTIPGEDETARPPEKVSFPWLVSPAVLVMDRHHQRPASLHDLSGERIAIERHSLLIPWLETWYPTLRLIRTDTLAEAVQALHKGQVRGVITSQFAAQYQIKREEDMRLYQALSLPLKPLNFGFGFPGDNPQPLSIFNKALQKITPETLLKLAASWRESQTTLDKPAVNAPSLQALLWGAAGVVALFTLIAFWINHLRHRLRALAAHLQSRQALIEQLQEAKEENEQLVKSRDAFMRSMGHEIRTPLNAIVGLLELELQRFQERHQHNENVQTAYESACSLQMLSNDLIDIFRAENMDSEGHSRLVNLPSLLHSTVALYRQQAEEKGVGIKVQSDLTHPQVECDPLQMIRILSCLLRDAIKHSSSGEIIVALRVLGEEKAGALPLKIEVSNPAWPEASQQHVFSECQCVATASGAELFRAEQDSQSAAVSFSFSVRHFTPATPAALITSELALPAAAPQVLVVDDYPPARLLLRQQLKKQGYQVLTATDGREGLSLWQQQHRHLTMVITDCTMPDMDGFELSRHIRQAEKRFGLNPTPIYGLTAMSREDARDNCLAAGMNDCLTKPLQPETLQHLLVTTQQKEHQARPEEACLMMKKGTGNEKGIDL, via the coding sequence ATGAATAAAATACTCACCGCGCTGTTTACTGGCTGGCTATTTTTTCTGATGATTTCGGCCCAGGCGGCATCCCAGGCGCTGCAGCTTGCGCCCCGAATAGAGGTCAACCCGCCGACAGTGGATTTCCCGCCGGAGGTCAAAGCCTGGCTGCTTGCCAACCCCATCATCAACGTCGGTATTTGGGGAATATCCCAGCCGCCGATAAGCCTCGGCCTTGAAAACGGGGAGCTGGCGGGCATGGACGCGGACTATTTGTCCGTGCTGGAAACGACGCTTAACGTGCGTTTCAGGCTGCATTACTACCGGAGCAAAGGCGAAGCCCTGGCGGCGCTCAGCCAGAACACCCTTCAAATGCTTGCCGTCTGGAACCCGGCGCTGGACACCTGGCGCCCTGTTGAAGCCTCCGTGCCGTGGCTGCACGATACCGGCGTCATGGTGGTTGGCCACGAACGCGACCCCGATCGTCAACTGGCAAAACTTGGCTTGCTGGCGGAGCTGGAGGACATTGCCGCCGCGCCGCACGACCCGTTTGGCGTCGCCCCACACAGTTTCCAGGACTACCGGCACGCCATCAACGAAGTGGCCTTCGGCCAGACGGGGATGCTCGCACTCAACCAGGCCACCGCCCGGTACTTAACCCGCGACGGGCAGGTCGATAATATCTGGCTGATGCCCCATCCTGCCCAAAGTGACATCAATTTTAGCTTTGGCGTGACCCGCCGTTCGCCGCAGCTGCTCCGCGCCATTGATGACACGCTCAACGCTTTGCCGGTCGTCAGCCGGCTGCGCATCGCCCAGGGCTGGGGCGTTGACGACGACGGCACACAGGATTTACTGCCGCTTCAGCTCAGCGAAGAAGAGCAGCGCTGGCTGGACGAGCAGCAGCCGTTGGTCGTGCTGGTGGATACCCGCCGCGCCCCTTTCACGCTAATTAACGCCGCAGGGCAGCCCGATGGCCTGGCCGTCAACGTGCTGCGGCTTATTTCAGCGCGCTACGGCCTCAAGCTGCGCTACGAAATAGCCAACAGCGATGAAGAGCTGACCCGACTGATTGGCCGTTTTCCCGGCGCGATTCTGGCTCACCAGTTGACGATCCCAGGGGAAGACGAAACGGCGCGCCCGCCGGAAAAAGTCTCTTTCCCGTGGCTCGTCTCCCCGGCGGTGTTAGTCATGGATCGCCACCACCAGCGCCCGGCCTCGCTGCACGATTTAAGCGGCGAGCGCATTGCTATTGAGCGCCATAGCCTGTTGATCCCGTGGCTGGAAACCTGGTACCCCACGCTCAGGCTTATCCGCACAGACACCCTGGCCGAGGCGGTTCAGGCCCTGCATAAAGGCCAGGTGCGCGGCGTTATCACCAGCCAGTTTGCCGCGCAATACCAGATCAAGCGGGAGGAGGATATGCGCCTTTATCAGGCGCTGTCGCTCCCGCTTAAGCCGCTTAATTTCGGCTTTGGCTTCCCCGGCGATAACCCGCAGCCGCTCTCTATTTTCAATAAGGCGCTGCAAAAAATAACGCCTGAAACGCTGCTCAAACTGGCGGCAAGCTGGCGTGAGTCGCAGACCACGTTGGACAAGCCCGCCGTTAACGCGCCTTCCCTGCAGGCCCTGCTGTGGGGCGCCGCGGGCGTTGTGGCCCTGTTTACGCTGATTGCATTCTGGATAAACCATTTGCGCCACCGCCTGAGGGCGCTCGCCGCGCATCTACAAAGCCGCCAGGCGCTGATCGAGCAGCTGCAGGAGGCAAAAGAGGAGAATGAGCAGTTGGTGAAGTCCAGAGATGCCTTTATGCGCAGCATGGGGCACGAAATCCGCACGCCGTTGAACGCCATCGTGGGCCTGCTTGAGCTTGAGCTCCAGCGCTTTCAGGAACGACATCAGCACAATGAAAATGTGCAAACAGCCTACGAGTCGGCCTGTTCGCTGCAAATGCTGAGTAACGATCTCATCGACATCTTCCGGGCAGAAAATATGGATTCGGAGGGGCATTCCCGCCTCGTGAATCTCCCTTCTCTGCTGCACAGCACCGTGGCGCTCTACCGCCAGCAGGCGGAAGAAAAAGGTGTTGGGATTAAAGTTCAGTCTGACCTGACTCACCCGCAGGTTGAGTGCGACCCTTTGCAGATGATCCGCATTCTTTCCTGCCTGCTGCGGGACGCCATCAAGCATTCGTCCAGCGGGGAAATCATTGTGGCGCTGAGAGTCCTGGGCGAAGAAAAAGCAGGTGCGCTGCCGTTAAAAATCGAAGTGAGTAACCCGGCCTGGCCCGAAGCCTCGCAGCAGCACGTATTTTCAGAATGCCAGTGCGTAGCGACGGCGTCGGGAGCTGAACTTTTCAGGGCCGAACAGGACTCGCAAAGCGCGGCGGTAAGCTTCAGCTTTAGCGTTCGCCATTTTACCCCCGCGACGCCTGCGGCGCTAATAACCTCCGAGCTGGCACTGCCCGCCGCCGCACCTCAGGTGCTGGTTGTGGATGACTACCCGCCCGCCAGGCTTCTGCTCCGCCAGCAGCTTAAAAAACAGGGTTACCAGGTACTGACCGCCACGGATGGCCGCGAAGGGCTATCGCTCTGGCAACAGCAGCACCGCCACCTGACCATGGTCATTACCGACTGTACGATGCCCGACATGGACGGTTTCGAGTTAAGCCGCCACATTCGGCAGGCAGAAAAGCGCTTTGGCCTGAATCCAACCCCAATCTACGGCCTGACGGCGATGAGCCGCGAAGATGCCCGCGATAACTGCCTCGCCGCCGGCATGAACGATTGTTTAACCAAACCCTTGCAACCCGAAACCTTGCAGCACCTGCTGGTAACTACTCAACAAAAAGAGCACCAAGCTCGCCCGGAAGAGGCATGTCTCATGATGAAGAAAGGAACAGGTAATGAGAAAGGTATTGATCTATGA
- a CDS encoding response regulator transcription factor, producing MQVNTPQKIRVVLLDDHPMIRLSFDIAARREPDMEVVASFSQSKDLLQWLSSHRADVLVLDYILEGHEVDGLTLIKQILARYPDQRILLSSSMESLAVIHAALLAGVKGYINKREDISRYFHAVRQVAAGKCYLSAEQEAGLLQLPARRKNSASLDARFGDDALPVSRLLALLTPRESEILRLFLDGLTVQQISDKLKRSRKTISCHKQSGMKKLGIASDPELFKYREDLFK from the coding sequence ATGCAGGTGAACACTCCCCAAAAAATCCGCGTCGTGCTGCTGGACGACCACCCAATGATTCGCCTCTCTTTTGATATCGCCGCCCGAAGAGAGCCGGACATGGAAGTGGTGGCCAGCTTTAGCCAGAGCAAAGACCTGCTGCAGTGGCTAAGCTCGCACCGGGCAGATGTGCTGGTGCTGGACTATATCCTCGAGGGGCATGAAGTGGATGGCCTGACGCTAATCAAACAGATTCTGGCGCGTTACCCCGACCAGAGGATTTTGCTGTCTTCTTCAATGGAAAGCCTGGCGGTGATCCACGCGGCTCTGCTTGCCGGCGTGAAAGGCTACATCAACAAACGAGAAGACATTAGCCGCTATTTTCACGCGGTGCGGCAGGTGGCGGCGGGGAAATGCTATCTCTCGGCTGAGCAGGAAGCGGGGCTTCTGCAGTTACCCGCTCGTCGCAAAAACAGCGCCTCATTAGACGCGCGTTTTGGCGATGACGCGCTGCCGGTCAGCAGGCTGCTGGCGCTGCTGACGCCGCGAGAGTCTGAAATACTGCGGCTCTTTCTGGATGGCCTGACGGTGCAGCAGATCTCAGATAAGCTCAAGCGAAGCCGGAAAACGATCAGCTGTCACAAACAAAGCGGCATGAAAAAACTGGGGATTGCTTCCGATCCCGAGCTGTTTAAGTACCGGGAAGATCTGTTCAAGTAA
- the folD gene encoding bifunctional methylenetetrahydrofolate dehydrogenase/methenyltetrahydrofolate cyclohydrolase FolD, producing MAAKIIDGKTIAQQVRLEVAEKVKARVAAGKRAPGLAVVLVGANPASQIYVANKRKACEEVGFVSRSYDLPETTSEAELLGLIDALNADAEIDGILVQLPLPAGIDNVKVLERIDPDKDVDGFHPYNIGRLCQRAPRLRPCTPRGIVTLLERYNIDTYGLNAVIIGASNIVGRPMSMELLLAGCTTTVTHRFTKNLRQHVENADLVIVAVGKPGFIPGEWIKEGAIVVDVGINRLESGKVVGDVIYDEAAAKASYITPVPGGVGPMTVATLIQNTLQACEEYHDVDGE from the coding sequence ATGGCAGCAAAGATTATTGACGGTAAAACGATTGCGCAGCAGGTCCGGCTTGAAGTTGCTGAAAAAGTAAAAGCCCGAGTTGCCGCAGGAAAACGTGCCCCTGGTCTGGCCGTTGTATTGGTGGGAGCGAACCCTGCGTCCCAGATTTATGTCGCGAACAAACGCAAAGCTTGCGAAGAGGTGGGTTTTGTCTCCCGCTCTTATGATTTGCCGGAAACCACCAGCGAAGCGGAGCTGTTAGGGCTGATCGATGCGCTGAACGCGGACGCCGAGATTGATGGCATTCTGGTACAGCTGCCGCTGCCTGCCGGGATCGATAACGTCAAAGTTCTCGAGCGTATCGACCCGGATAAAGACGTGGATGGCTTCCATCCGTACAACATTGGCCGCCTGTGCCAGCGTGCGCCGCGCCTGCGTCCGTGCACGCCACGTGGTATCGTGACGCTCCTTGAGCGCTATAACATCGACACTTACGGCCTGAATGCGGTCATCATTGGCGCCTCCAACATTGTGGGGCGCCCGATGAGCATGGAGCTGCTGCTGGCCGGTTGCACCACCACCGTGACTCACCGTTTCACCAAGAACCTTCGTCAGCACGTTGAGAACGCCGACCTGGTGATTGTCGCCGTGGGCAAACCGGGCTTTATTCCGGGCGAATGGATTAAGGAAGGCGCTATTGTTGTGGACGTCGGCATTAACCGCCTGGAAAGCGGGAAAGTGGTCGGGGACGTAATTTATGATGAAGCCGCCGCCAAAGCCTCGTATATTACGCCGGTTCCGGGTGGCGTAGGCCCAATGACGGTGGCCACCCTAATTCAGAATACCTTGCAGGCCTGCGAGGAATATCATGATGTTGATGGAGAGTAA
- the ybcJ gene encoding ribosome-associated protein YbcJ, whose product MATFSLGKHPHVELCDLLKLEGWCESGAQAKAVIAEGLVKVDGEVETRKRCKIVAGQTVVFESLSITVQP is encoded by the coding sequence ATGGCGACCTTCTCACTAGGTAAACACCCCCACGTTGAACTGTGCGACTTGCTCAAGCTGGAAGGCTGGTGTGAAAGCGGCGCGCAGGCTAAAGCGGTGATTGCCGAAGGCCTCGTGAAGGTGGACGGTGAAGTTGAAACCCGCAAGCGCTGCAAAATTGTGGCGGGTCAGACCGTCGTCTTTGAAAGCCTGAGCATTACCGTTCAGCCTTAA
- a CDS encoding PTS transporter subunit EIIC, giving the protein MSLLSSVVKSLSKLSMIGRALMLPISLLPAAGLLLAFGDKFHLPLMMNAGGVIFDNLPMLFAIGSAVGLAAESGIAALSAAVSVFIINITIGTVMHITPEMASAGGKYAMVVGIPTLQMGVFGGLISGILAAWCYNKFHTMQLPEFLGFFSGKRFVAIATAFLSFLLGMVLPWVWSYIQSGIDALSVVVNGDNQAASTFIFGLVERALIPLGLHHIWYPSFWYSFGEYTTHTGQVIHGDQTIWFKMLEEGVKSFSSDSYQNAGKFMQGEFPLMLFALPAACLAMYHEANTKNKKIASGILFSAALTCFLTGITEPVEFTFIFVAPILYVFNAVMAGLSYMCMYLLHAHIAKSFSAGMIDYISFGILPSFNGYQTNFLMAVVVGVPMALIYYFTFRFVIRRFDVKTPGRTEVTANAGDKTDTELAGDIIGLLGGAPNINSVGSCITRLRLEVDDSSMVDKDGLNSLGARGVVFVGDSGIQVIFGARAQFIAQTMSTMIGK; this is encoded by the coding sequence ATGAGTCTGTTGTCCAGTGTTGTTAAATCGTTATCAAAGCTTTCCATGATTGGCCGCGCCTTAATGCTGCCTATCTCTCTGCTGCCCGCCGCAGGTTTACTGCTGGCGTTCGGCGATAAGTTTCACTTACCGCTGATGATGAATGCGGGCGGCGTTATCTTCGATAACCTACCTATGCTGTTCGCCATTGGTTCCGCTGTGGGCCTGGCCGCTGAGTCAGGTATTGCCGCGCTGTCTGCGGCGGTGTCGGTGTTTATCATCAACATTACCATTGGCACGGTGATGCACATCACGCCGGAAATGGCCTCTGCGGGCGGGAAATACGCCATGGTGGTCGGCATCCCGACGCTGCAAATGGGCGTTTTTGGCGGGCTGATCTCCGGTATCCTGGCGGCATGGTGCTACAACAAGTTCCACACCATGCAATTGCCGGAATTCCTGGGCTTCTTCTCCGGCAAGCGTTTTGTGGCCATTGCGACGGCGTTTCTCTCCTTCCTGTTGGGGATGGTGCTGCCGTGGGTCTGGTCGTACATTCAGTCCGGCATTGATGCGCTGTCCGTGGTGGTTAACGGGGATAATCAGGCCGCATCAACCTTCATCTTTGGGCTGGTTGAGCGCGCATTAATCCCGCTGGGCCTGCACCACATCTGGTATCCGTCCTTCTGGTACTCCTTCGGGGAATACACCACCCATACCGGGCAGGTGATTCACGGCGACCAGACGATTTGGTTCAAAATGCTGGAAGAGGGCGTGAAGTCCTTCAGCAGCGACAGCTACCAGAATGCCGGTAAATTCATGCAGGGCGAGTTCCCGCTGATGCTGTTCGCGCTGCCTGCCGCCTGTCTGGCGATGTACCATGAAGCCAACACCAAGAATAAGAAAATTGCCTCCGGTATTCTGTTCTCTGCGGCGCTGACCTGCTTCCTTACCGGGATCACCGAGCCGGTTGAGTTCACCTTCATCTTCGTGGCTCCGATTCTGTATGTGTTCAACGCGGTGATGGCCGGCCTGTCTTATATGTGCATGTACCTGCTGCATGCCCATATCGCCAAATCGTTCTCCGCCGGGATGATCGACTACATCTCCTTCGGGATCCTGCCGTCGTTCAACGGCTACCAGACTAACTTCCTGATGGCGGTGGTCGTGGGCGTGCCGATGGCGCTGATTTACTACTTCACTTTCCGCTTCGTGATTCGCCGTTTCGACGTGAAAACGCCGGGCCGCACCGAAGTGACCGCTAACGCGGGAGACAAAACCGACACCGAACTGGCGGGCGATATCATCGGCCTGCTGGGCGGGGCACCAAACATCAACTCCGTGGGGTCCTGCATCACCCGCCTGCGTCTGGAAGTGGACGACAGTTCGATGGTCGACAAAGACGGCCTGAACAGTCTGGGCGCTCGCGGCGTGGTATTCGTCGGCGATTCGGGTATCCAGGTCATATTTGGTGCCAGGGCGCAATTTATTGCACAGACAATGTCGACGATGATCGGTAAATAA
- the malI gene encoding Mal regulon transcriptional regulator MalI: MKKVNIIDVAELAGVSVSTVSLVLRQKGKISEATIDKVNAAIKELGYVHNVAAANLRSNTSNLIGLIIRDFNNSFSVNVTASVVQQLEKQGYMVFLGQPRDGEQQLRNCLTSFSQQGVAGVIYLAADCHSADVPQAITDCPLPTVVISESTITSTRDVIGRDNRQAGNQATRFLIERGHRNIAWLGGTKSCLIRAERLSGYRSALQQYGLPFREEWAPECADDTSASAFATRLMLEKSNQITAMLCHSPAAIIGAITGIQQVGRTVGKDVFLTQQVSLIGFEDMMYINLTSPSFTYVSASSEETGRQAAALIVSKIKQPELPAQRIIISGELVPRESA, encoded by the coding sequence ATGAAAAAGGTCAACATCATTGATGTCGCTGAGCTGGCGGGCGTATCGGTTTCGACGGTTTCGCTGGTGCTGCGCCAGAAGGGCAAGATCTCTGAGGCGACCATTGATAAGGTCAATGCCGCTATCAAGGAGCTGGGCTACGTGCATAACGTTGCCGCCGCCAACCTTCGCTCCAACACCTCTAACCTGATCGGCCTGATTATTCGTGACTTTAACAACTCTTTCTCCGTCAACGTCACCGCGAGCGTTGTCCAGCAGCTCGAAAAACAAGGCTATATGGTGTTTCTCGGCCAGCCGCGCGACGGAGAGCAACAGCTGCGCAACTGCCTGACGTCGTTTAGCCAGCAGGGCGTTGCCGGGGTGATTTATCTGGCCGCTGACTGCCACTCCGCTGACGTTCCCCAGGCCATTACCGACTGCCCGCTGCCCACGGTGGTTATCTCTGAATCAACCATTACCAGCACGCGCGATGTGATTGGGCGGGATAATCGCCAGGCCGGTAACCAGGCCACGCGCTTTCTCATTGAACGAGGGCATCGCAATATTGCCTGGCTGGGTGGCACAAAAAGCTGCCTAATCCGCGCCGAGCGGCTGTCTGGCTACCGCAGCGCCCTGCAGCAGTATGGCTTGCCGTTCAGAGAAGAGTGGGCGCCGGAATGTGCAGACGATACATCGGCCTCGGCTTTTGCCACGCGCCTGATGCTGGAAAAGAGCAACCAGATTACCGCCATGCTGTGTCATTCTCCGGCGGCCATTATCGGCGCAATTACCGGCATTCAGCAGGTTGGCCGCACCGTTGGGAAAGACGTTTTCTTAACGCAGCAGGTCTCGCTGATTGGTTTCGAGGATATGATGTACATTAATCTGACCTCGCCGAGCTTTACCTATGTTTCCGCCTCCAGTGAAGAGACCGGACGACAAGCTGCTGCATTAATTGTCAGCAAAATCAAACAGCCGGAACTTCCCGCCCAGAGAATTATCATCTCTGGTGAACTGGTGCCGCGCGAATCTGCATAA
- a CDS encoding lysozyme inhibitor LprI family protein, translating to MAASCQRPATPLENTICTNDTLHWLDSAMTVIYRSMLEKHDALPVHKEYAEWEKSLESCTSYSCIERAYYEGISRISDVKENFDWQGKWWNTSAANRSGGILTFSRNAEWSLTVDIQAWAGSNHDDFSAEARKLYGIAIVEKVKDTSNCKLLLIPQQDGSIQVYSNASWGCSLSMPTGVFIDGLYAKSPTDPRPKATLLSLGIFPDSATDTRFREMVGDDYQNFVDSANVYIYQDDIDNIGAKVISMWVRGEANRHTAIIMYTPDGKMWAARTTPGKNGVQEARFYRGKGNETGPLPRTIQSWKLRFLDK from the coding sequence ATGGCGGCTAGTTGCCAGCGTCCGGCTACGCCTTTGGAAAATACCATCTGCACGAATGATACCCTGCACTGGCTTGACAGTGCGATGACCGTTATTTACCGCAGCATGCTGGAGAAACACGATGCGCTCCCGGTGCATAAAGAGTACGCGGAGTGGGAAAAATCCCTTGAAAGCTGCACGTCATATAGCTGCATTGAACGCGCCTACTATGAAGGTATTAGCCGTATTTCTGACGTGAAAGAGAATTTTGACTGGCAGGGAAAATGGTGGAATACCTCGGCGGCCAACCGCAGCGGCGGGATACTCACCTTTAGCCGCAATGCTGAATGGTCATTGACCGTTGATATTCAGGCCTGGGCAGGCTCGAATCATGATGATTTTAGCGCCGAAGCCAGAAAACTCTACGGTATTGCGATTGTGGAAAAAGTGAAGGATACCAGTAACTGTAAGCTGTTGCTTATCCCGCAACAGGACGGCTCCATTCAGGTTTACAGCAACGCGAGCTGGGGCTGTAGTCTGTCGATGCCGACCGGCGTATTTATTGACGGTCTCTATGCCAAAAGTCCAACGGATCCACGCCCGAAAGCCACGTTGTTGTCCCTGGGTATTTTCCCAGACTCGGCAACAGATACCCGTTTTAGGGAGATGGTAGGGGACGACTATCAAAACTTTGTTGATTCCGCGAATGTCTATATCTACCAGGACGATATCGACAATATTGGCGCGAAAGTGATTTCCATGTGGGTGCGCGGAGAGGCGAATCGCCATACCGCCATTATTATGTATACACCGGACGGTAAAATGTGGGCCGCCCGGACTACGCCAGGGAAAAATGGCGTTCAGGAGGCCAGGTTTTATCGCGGTAAAGGGAATGAGACTGGCCCTCTACCTAGAACGATTCAGAGCTGGAAGCTGCGGTTTTTAGATAAGTAG